One genomic region from Campylobacter sp. RM5004 encodes:
- a CDS encoding S6 family peptidase has protein sequence MLKKSLVLISILYSSLNASAVDKRFSYQDYLDFGANKGKFKAGATGLSVTSKDGKITVDSFAPMPMIDFGASNKTGVMKGEYSNIGANKVLTAAHMISEVIKDSHGNPYLVRQGTILEFGGVGSRVVSASNDFADYFGQDTPCQGKKCHRTDIEDFAALRMSKVNLNHKAELSPVKVYDENNKDISYENKTSTSGKAEYFNSDRYTLFVRSGTGYQKITENKNDAINIADASKYFTGGLVEISKEDSLKYERAIYTKGYYDDTGRVPFSSVGSEGDSGSALYVWDNQDKKWLMVGFAAATDCAGSSAADGNGQCTYMSYHGINYNTTEAFDKAHSVTSSANLSLDANSLKDGTNELEKTMGALSFKHYYDTKTANQTQANYNDRTKAMEKDKDIYIQGGSLTLSANADLGSSALIIKDNLTYDIKGNFDFLHGGLDIGNNSVVNYYAKTAKNDYLHKVGNGKLNIHSSSPNAGLRIGGGEVELHSTGWQNTFGSIYMTNNSSLKINNASQINTNYLYFGDNAGKFDLNGNSINFNNFYASDNNAVVTNTSTTLSTLNINKFATNESTNTIYHGNIKGNIKITQNHNNKTDKYAVYDGGLDIQDMEFKDGNLAFQGHPVVHNYVDTTTASKIKQSTGEDVFTTPTRLDQQDWEDRLYKMNSLTLNNANLDILKHSSVEIPIINSTSSTITIGKNLAYIDGLDGENIVYVPKSDSMAGSDEYESYHTNMKYQEKVSSGESVAKNIFINSDFDLKTNSKLSLLNGTNYKGKITADDTSSLEFNGAIINANINASSLNSNNTTYIYESTENALNISKSTSGANNTLLIQKDFLNGADKLLLASLANSTIVSENYFDIKGESSVFADLKPNVKYYDENGTAKWYLEKITTPSTPTDPSEPENKPDIPLTPIEPSKPVTPDIPLTPIEPSTPIEKPENKPDIPLIPLEPSTPITPSVPFDPKPENNPSNTETPGHYKEYFFVKEKETAINTAKNTLNQAFFNYVLEWNNMQKRMGELRDEVANGGVWIRNYGGASTYLKDNKTKYYELQIGADKISEFDDFNAYAGIIFTNSIYKLDTKNILEGKVKGIGGGLYSSFLFNNGFYIDMIAKYADYKNDYTLTLNNGNNKAVHIKANNHSKNLVASIELGNRFYMNDYYLEPSVELISGYVSAIKLENKEEHIKLESKSFIPLNTKTMLSFGKQSSEDSRFGFRFGVGLAADLIKSGDKTIRDLNVIRQIEGKKDARMLTNASFNYYFTNNLRLMTEFERTFFGDLNVDYSFNMTLRKSF, from the coding sequence ATGTTAAAAAAATCATTAGTTTTAATAAGTATTTTATATTCTAGTTTAAATGCTAGTGCGGTTGATAAAAGATTTTCATATCAAGATTATCTTGATTTTGGAGCTAATAAGGGTAAGTTTAAAGCCGGAGCAACAGGATTAAGCGTAACGTCTAAAGATGGCAAGATCACAGTAGATAGTTTTGCTCCTATGCCTATGATTGATTTTGGAGCAAGTAATAAAACAGGCGTTATGAAAGGCGAATACTCAAATATCGGTGCTAATAAAGTTTTAACTGCAGCTCATATGATAAGTGAGGTAATAAAAGATTCGCATGGTAATCCTTATTTAGTTAGGCAAGGAACAATATTAGAATTTGGTGGGGTAGGCTCTAGAGTTGTAAGTGCATCAAATGATTTTGCTGATTATTTTGGTCAAGATACACCTTGTCAGGGAAAAAAATGCCACAGAACAGACATAGAAGATTTTGCAGCACTTAGAATGAGTAAGGTAAATCTAAATCACAAAGCAGAGCTTAGTCCTGTAAAAGTATATGATGAAAATAACAAAGATATAAGTTATGAGAATAAAACTAGCACGAGTGGTAAAGCCGAATATTTTAATAGTGATAGATACACTTTGTTTGTAAGAAGTGGTACAGGGTATCAAAAAATAACCGAAAATAAAAATGATGCTATAAATATTGCTGACGCTAGCAAATATTTTACAGGCGGGCTTGTAGAAATATCTAAAGAAGATAGCTTAAAGTATGAAAGAGCAATTTATACAAAAGGCTATTATGATGATACCGGTAGGGTGCCGTTTTCAAGTGTGGGGTCTGAAGGCGATAGTGGAAGTGCTTTATATGTTTGGGATAATCAAGATAAAAAATGGCTTATGGTAGGGTTTGCAGCTGCAACTGATTGTGCTGGAAGTAGTGCAGCTGATGGCAATGGACAATGTACTTATATGTCTTATCATGGTATAAATTACAATACTACTGAAGCTTTTGATAAAGCTCATAGCGTAACTTCATCAGCTAATTTAAGCCTTGATGCAAATAGTTTAAAAGATGGAACAAACGAGCTAGAAAAAACTATGGGAGCTTTATCGTTTAAGCATTATTATGATACAAAAACCGCTAATCAAACCCAAGCAAACTACAACGATAGAACCAAAGCTATGGAAAAAGATAAAGATATTTACATACAAGGCGGCTCTTTAACTCTTAGTGCTAATGCTGATTTAGGCTCAAGTGCCTTAATCATAAAAGATAATTTAACTTATGATATTAAAGGTAATTTTGACTTTTTACATGGTGGATTAGATATAGGAAATAATTCAGTTGTAAATTATTATGCAAAAACAGCAAAAAATGATTATTTACATAAAGTTGGAAATGGAAAACTAAATATCCATTCAAGTAGCCCAAATGCCGGACTTAGAATAGGCGGTGGAGAAGTTGAACTTCACAGCACAGGATGGCAAAATACTTTTGGAAGTATTTATATGACAAATAATTCAAGCCTTAAGATAAATAATGCAAGTCAAATAAATACTAATTATTTGTATTTTGGAGATAATGCTGGTAAGTTTGATTTAAACGGTAATAGTATTAATTTTAACAATTTTTATGCAAGTGATAATAATGCAGTTGTAACAAATACTAGCACTACATTAAGCACATTAAATATCAACAAATTTGCTACAAATGAATCTACAAATACAATTTATCACGGAAATATTAAAGGTAATATCAAAATAACTCAAAACCATAATAATAAGACTGATAAATACGCTGTTTATGATGGTGGGCTTGATATTCAAGATATGGAATTTAAAGATGGAAATCTAGCTTTTCAAGGTCATCCTGTAGTGCATAATTATGTAGATACCACAACAGCTAGCAAAATCAAGCAATCAACAGGCGAAGATGTATTTACTACTCCTACAAGATTAGATCAGCAAGATTGGGAAGATAGACTTTATAAGATGAATAGCCTAACTCTTAATAATGCAAATCTTGATATCTTAAAGCATTCAAGTGTTGAAATTCCTATTATAAATTCCACTTCTTCAACAATAACAATAGGCAAAAATTTAGCTTATATTGATGGGCTTGATGGAGAAAATATAGTTTATGTTCCTAAATCAGATTCAATGGCAGGTAGTGATGAATATGAAAGTTATCACACAAATATGAAATATCAAGAAAAGGTAAGCAGTGGCGAGAGCGTTGCAAAAAATATATTTATAAATTCAGATTTTGATTTAAAGACTAATTCAAAGCTAAGCCTACTAAACGGCACAAACTACAAAGGCAAAATCACAGCTGATGATACTTCTAGCCTTGAGTTTAATGGTGCTATTATAAATGCTAATATAAACGCATCTAGCCTTAATTCAAACAATACAACTTATATTTATGAAAGCACAGAAAATGCACTAAATATAAGCAAAAGCACAAGTGGAGCTAACAATACTCTACTAATTCAAAAAGACTTTTTAAATGGTGCTGATAAGCTACTTTTAGCAAGTTTAGCAAACTCTACAATAGTTAGCGAAAATTATTTTGATATTAAAGGTGAAAGCTCGGTATTTGCAGACCTTAAGCCAAATGTGAAGTATTATGATGAAAACGGCACGGCTAAGTGGTATTTAGAAAAAATCACAACGCCAAGCACTCCAACTGATCCAAGTGAGCCAGAAAACAAACCTGATATTCCATTAACTCCGATTGAACCAAGTAAGCCTGTTACACCTGATATTCCATTAACTCCGATTGAGCCTAGCACACCGATAGAAAAACCAGAAAATAAACCTGATATTCCGTTAATTCCATTAGAGCCAAGCACACCGATTACTCCAAGCGTTCCATTTGATCCAAAGCCTGAGAATAATCCAAGCAATACAGAAACTCCAGGTCATTACAAAGAATACTTCTTCGTAAAAGAAAAAGAAACAGCAATAAACACAGCAAAAAATACGCTAAATCAAGCATTTTTTAACTATGTTTTAGAATGGAACAATATGCAAAAGCGTATGGGAGAGCTAAGAGATGAGGTAGCTAATGGTGGAGTTTGGATAAGAAATTACGGCGGAGCAAGTACATATTTAAAAGATAATAAAACCAAATATTATGAGCTACAAATCGGAGCTGATAAGATTAGCGAATTTGATGATTTTAACGCTTACGCAGGAATAATTTTTACTAATTCTATTTATAAGCTAGATACTAAAAATATTTTAGAAGGTAAAGTAAAAGGCATAGGCGGGGGACTTTATTCAAGCTTTTTATTTAACAATGGCTTTTATATTGATATGATTGCAAAATATGCTGATTATAAAAACGACTACACCTTAACGCTAAACAATGGCAATAATAAAGCAGTTCATATTAAGGCAAACAATCATTCAAAAAACCTTGTAGCAAGTATTGAATTAGGCAATAGATTTTATATGAATGATTATTATTTAGAGCCTAGCGTTGAGCTAATTAGTGGTTATGTAAGTGCTATTAAATTAGAAAATAAAGAAGAGCATATCAAGCTAGAAAGCAAGAGCTTTATTCCACTAAACACAAAAACTATGCTAAGTTTTGGTAAGCAAAGTAGTGAGGATTCAAGATTTGGCTTTAGGTTTGGCGTTGGACTTGCAGCTGATTTAATTAAAAGTGGCGATAAAACCATAAGAGATTTAAATGTTATAAGACAAATTGAAGGAAAAAAAGATGCAAGAATGCTAACAAATGCTTCATTTAACTACTACTTTACGAATAATCTAAGATTAATGACCGAGTTTGAAAGAACATTTTTTGGTGATTTGAATGTGGATTATTCATTTAATATGACTTTAAGAAAGAGCTTTTAA
- a CDS encoding DUF4878 domain-containing protein: MKKLLSFIMLVFMLVACGGDTPDVVVKKCMQAYIKEDVKQVAKCAYYKTEDERQRYLKEVINSIKRDKEFINTKSGVKVIETSIVNEAENVAQVKVVVMYNNGDKDNGLIDLVKINGSWYVKK; encoded by the coding sequence ATGAAAAAATTATTAAGTTTTATAATGCTTGTTTTTATGCTCGTTGCTTGTGGGGGCGATACCCCTGATGTTGTAGTTAAAAAATGTATGCAAGCATATATTAAAGAAGATGTAAAACAAGTTGCTAAATGTGCTTACTACAAAACAGAAGATGAAAGACAAAGATATTTGAAAGAAGTCATTAATAGTATAAAAAGAGATAAAGAATTTATCAATACAAAAAGTGGCGTAAAAGTAATAGAAACTTCTATAGTAAATGAAGCTGAAAATGTAGCTCAGGTTAAAGTTGTAGTAATGTATAACAACGGCGATAAGGACAATGGTTTAATAGATTTAGTGAAAATAAATGGTTCTTGGTATGTGAAAAAGTAA
- a CDS encoding TM2 domain-containing protein: MDKNSVLMLLDGKISNEQKFMLNDKLDNISEEKLKNLPLIPLKSPILAVVLGFFFGWLGVDRFYQGSFGLGILKLALFIIGCITTFIFIGVFVLWALGIYVLIDLYFVYKAVQNDNYQKISQMI, from the coding sequence ATGGATAAAAATTCTGTTTTAATGTTGCTTGATGGCAAAATTTCTAACGAACAAAAATTTATGCTAAATGACAAGCTAGATAATATCAGTGAAGAAAAGCTTAAAAATTTGCCTTTAATACCGCTTAAAAGCCCTATTTTAGCTGTTGTTTTAGGATTTTTCTTTGGTTGGCTTGGTGTTGATAGGTTTTATCAAGGCAGCTTCGGACTTGGTATTTTAAAATTAGCACTTTTTATTATTGGTTGTATTACAACTTTTATTTTTATAGGTGTTTTTGTTTTATGGGCATTAGGAATTTATGTTTTGATAGATTTATATTTTGTATATAAAGCAGTGCAAAATGACAATTATCAAAAAATATCACAAATGATATAA
- a CDS encoding DUF4878 domain-containing protein — protein sequence MKKLLSFIAVAFMFVACGSETPEEVAKNFAKLALEGENEQALKCVYFKSEDEKQEKIKEAIKYEYGAKAKKEVAEKGGIQSIEASRLEQIENLAKVKVVVTYKNGDVKDNKLNLIKIKDKWYINNSNDYD from the coding sequence ATGAAAAAGTTATTAAGTTTTATAGCTGTTGCTTTTATGTTCGTTGCTTGTGGAAGTGAAACTCCTGAAGAAGTTGCTAAAAATTTTGCGAAGTTAGCGCTTGAAGGAGAAAATGAACAAGCTTTAAAGTGTGTTTATTTTAAATCAGAAGACGAAAAGCAAGAAAAAATAAAAGAAGCAATTAAGTATGAATATGGTGCAAAAGCGAAAAAAGAAGTTGCTGAAAAAGGTGGTATTCAATCAATAGAAGCAAGTAGATTAGAACAAATTGAAAATCTAGCTAAGGTTAAAGTTGTAGTAACATACAAAAATGGCGATGTAAAGGATAATAAATTAAATCTTATAAAGATAAAAGATAAATGGTATATAAATAATAGTAATGACTATGATTAA
- the nrfD gene encoding NrfD/PsrC family molybdoenzyme membrane anchor subunit encodes MNNMAGSLAQYNEIYWPWPIALYLFLAGLSAGCLMVSLIVKFNRFSHNTNSIWDATIKAGALISPLAISLGLLLLIVDLGKPFTFYLLLIKYNFTSVMTLGVLFLLVYTPLAFLYALIIFEREIELYFRFLIPITNSIRKMANFAKMIEYVLFFLALCVGAYTGFLLSAISKVPLWNTPILPLLFVVSAFSCGIAANILVGILFFKAHLNKENIKYLLVLDLRAIMLEIPILLLLFVGMYYSGGESLISLKAIFAHEFYSKLFWFGVLGTGLILPILIAITALKNHAYKPAFIIINSLAVLVGVVMLRFFIVYAGQVCIS; translated from the coding sequence ATGAATAATATGGCAGGAAGTTTGGCTCAATATAATGAAATTTACTGGCCTTGGCCGATTGCACTATATTTATTTTTAGCAGGGCTTAGTGCTGGATGTTTGATGGTTTCATTAATAGTGAAATTTAATAGATTTTCACACAATACTAATAGTATTTGGGATGCTACGATTAAAGCAGGAGCATTAATTTCTCCACTTGCTATTAGCTTAGGGCTTTTACTTTTAATAGTTGATTTAGGAAAGCCTTTTACATTTTATTTATTGCTAATAAAATACAATTTTACTTCGGTTATGACTTTAGGTGTTTTATTTTTATTAGTTTATACACCTTTAGCGTTTTTGTATGCGTTAATCATTTTTGAGCGTGAGATTGAACTTTATTTTAGGTTCTTAATTCCTATTACAAATTCCATAAGAAAAATGGCTAATTTTGCTAAGATGATTGAATATGTATTGTTTTTCTTAGCTTTATGTGTTGGTGCTTATACGGGATTTTTATTAAGTGCGATTTCTAAAGTTCCTTTATGGAATACTCCGATTTTGCCATTACTTTTTGTAGTTTCTGCGTTTTCATGTGGAATAGCTGCAAATATACTTGTAGGGATTTTGTTTTTTAAAGCTCATTTAAATAAAGAAAACATAAAATATTTATTAGTTTTAGATCTAAGAGCAATAATGCTTGAAATCCCTATCTTGCTTTTACTTTTTGTAGGAATGTATTATAGTGGGGGCGAGAGTTTAATCTCACTTAAGGCTATATTTGCTCATGAGTTTTATTCAAAATTATTTTGGTTTGGTGTGTTAGGAACGGGGCTTATTTTACCTATTTTAATAGCTATTACAGCACTTAAAAACCACGCTTATAAACCTGCATTCATAATAATAAACTCTCTTGCTGTGCTAGTTGGTGTAGTAATGTTAAGATTTTTTATCGTTTATGCAGGGCAAGTTTGCATTAGCTAA
- a CDS encoding 4Fe-4S dicluster domain-containing protein: MKKFVMIHDENLCIGCQACSVACKNENQIPSGVFRVQVHAKMSGVFPNLKTDFTRASCVMCEDSPCVSVCPTGASFKLANGITLIDEKLCVSCKYCVLACPYNARFVNPITKAIDKCTFCYPNRKGATPACVSVCPTDALIFGDINDSNSEINKVLASKSVEYPKAHLGTKPKLGFIKNTKGGRYE, translated from the coding sequence ATGAAAAAGTTTGTAATGATTCACGATGAAAATTTATGTATAGGTTGTCAGGCTTGTAGCGTTGCGTGTAAGAACGAAAATCAAATTCCAAGTGGAGTTTTTAGAGTTCAAGTTCATGCGAAAATGAGCGGAGTTTTTCCAAATCTTAAAACAGATTTTACAAGGGCAAGTTGTGTAATGTGCGAAGATAGCCCGTGTGTTAGCGTATGTCCTACGGGAGCTAGTTTTAAACTAGCAAATGGAATAACTTTAATTGATGAAAAATTATGCGTATCTTGTAAATACTGCGTTCTAGCATGTCCATACAATGCAAGATTTGTTAATCCTATTACAAAAGCGATTGATAAATGCACTTTTTGCTATCCAAACAGAAAAGGTGCAACTCCAGCATGCGTAAGTGTATGTCCTACTGATGCACTAATTTTTGGAGATATAAACGATAGCAATTCAGAAATTAACAAAGTTTTAGCAAGTAAAAGCGTTGAGTATCCGAAAGCTCATTTAGGAACGAAACCAAAACTTGGCTTTATAAAAAACACAAAAGGAGGACGCTATGAATAA
- the phsA gene encoding thiosulfate reductase PhsA: MKRRDFLKSSAFLGSLACIKPVLSANAFTNGDRKSVFSVCEMCSTRCPIEVSVKDNKGVFINGNPKFSANKTSVCARGGAGINQLYDKNRLIKPLIRVGKRGENKWREASWDEALNLVATKLNEIKEKHGAKSVIFTSKAGESHTHMSNFACAYGSPNIFSHYSSCPITYNMVLEHTYGGGLSRDFANAKYIVNFGHNLFEGIVISDAKKLAKFAASSDTKLLVLEPRFSVVAAKADEWLPIKPGTDVAFLMALIHVWLRDEKYDKDFVKEYCIGLDELKASVKDTSPKWQENITGISAKTIERIADEIYKAAPKVVIDWGHKTTTTHAEYQRTRAIAIANALMGNYEKKGGIHTSKNASNLNKIIGENIFPTLDNPSNVFKVPNTPRIDGAGEEGSKNYFVSRKHGVLMDIAPAILSEKPYPIKAWVNTRFNHLVNVANVNESLKAIEKLDFIVSIDVYLNDFSNLADVVLPESSYLERDESILGVGNGYYMRNKAVEVIGDTKSGFDIFKELASIMKIDELYTYKTIDEYRMQQAKGNVDLLANLKKDGVVTYKVPSLYLREPKIIKEFAKTYPQIKDKIDSNGELSSLISFKTPSKKIELFIEKVEKLFPAHGSLNMVDYDVFNGHEFCLTSGKTPIHTNAHTQNIPILNELMSESPVWINESKAKELGLKDGDIVYLENEFGKIQVKLMLTQGIRPDTLFIYHGFGRVTPALKNIHEVGANDSILLGSKSGHICSTMVTNIGVDIKRV, from the coding sequence ATGAAAAGAAGAGATTTTTTAAAAAGCTCAGCCTTTTTAGGCTCATTAGCCTGTATTAAGCCCGTTTTAAGTGCAAATGCATTTACAAACGGGGATAGAAAAAGCGTTTTTTCAGTATGTGAAATGTGTTCTACTCGCTGTCCTATTGAAGTAAGCGTTAAAGATAATAAAGGCGTATTCATTAATGGCAATCCAAAATTTAGCGCAAATAAAACAAGTGTATGTGCAAGGGGCGGTGCAGGAATTAATCAGCTTTATGATAAAAATCGCCTTATAAAGCCACTAATTCGTGTAGGAAAGCGTGGAGAAAATAAATGGCGTGAAGCTAGTTGGGATGAGGCATTAAACCTAGTTGCTACAAAGCTAAACGAAATAAAAGAAAAGCATGGAGCAAAAAGCGTAATATTTACAAGCAAAGCCGGAGAATCTCACACTCATATGAGTAATTTCGCCTGTGCTTACGGAAGTCCTAATATATTTTCACATTATTCAAGCTGTCCGATTACTTATAATATGGTTTTAGAGCATACCTATGGTGGTGGCTTATCAAGAGATTTTGCTAATGCAAAATATATTGTAAATTTCGGTCATAATTTATTTGAAGGTATTGTTATAAGTGATGCTAAAAAATTAGCCAAATTTGCAGCATCAAGTGATACAAAATTACTCGTCCTTGAGCCTAGATTTAGCGTTGTAGCAGCTAAGGCTGATGAATGGCTTCCTATAAAACCAGGAACTGATGTGGCATTTTTAATGGCGTTAATTCATGTATGGCTAAGAGATGAAAAGTATGATAAAGACTTTGTAAAAGAATATTGCATAGGACTTGATGAGCTTAAAGCTAGTGTAAAAGATACAAGCCCTAAATGGCAAGAAAATATAACAGGAATTAGTGCTAAAACGATTGAGCGAATTGCTGATGAAATCTATAAAGCCGCTCCAAAAGTTGTAATTGACTGGGGTCATAAAACCACAACAACTCACGCAGAATATCAACGCACAAGAGCTATTGCAATAGCAAATGCTTTAATGGGAAATTATGAGAAAAAAGGTGGCATTCACACTAGCAAAAATGCAAGTAATCTAAACAAAATCATAGGCGAAAACATTTTCCCTACCCTTGATAATCCTAGCAATGTTTTTAAAGTTCCTAATACTCCTAGAATTGATGGAGCAGGAGAAGAGGGAAGTAAAAATTATTTTGTTTCAAGAAAGCACGGAGTTTTAATGGATATTGCACCTGCTATTTTAAGCGAAAAACCATATCCTATTAAAGCTTGGGTTAATACTAGATTTAATCATTTAGTAAATGTTGCAAATGTAAATGAGAGCTTAAAAGCCATAGAAAAATTAGATTTCATAGTAAGCATTGATGTGTATTTGAATGATTTTAGTAATTTAGCTGATGTGGTATTGCCTGAGAGCTCATATTTAGAAAGAGATGAAAGCATTTTAGGTGTAGGAAATGGCTATTATATGAGAAATAAAGCCGTAGAAGTTATAGGCGATACAAAAAGTGGCTTTGATATATTTAAAGAGCTTGCAAGTATTATGAAAATTGATGAGCTTTACACTTATAAAACAATAGATGAATACAGAATGCAACAAGCTAAAGGTAATGTAGATTTACTTGCAAATCTTAAAAAAGATGGCGTAGTTACCTATAAGGTTCCTAGCCTTTATTTAAGAGAGCCAAAAATAATAAAAGAATTTGCTAAAACCTATCCACAAATAAAAGACAAAATTGATAGCAATGGCGAACTTAGTTCATTAATTAGCTTTAAGACACCTAGTAAAAAAATAGAGCTTTTCATAGAAAAAGTTGAAAAATTATTCCCAGCTCATGGCTCTTTAAATATGGTTGATTATGATGTATTTAATGGCCATGAGTTTTGCCTAACAAGTGGAAAAACTCCAATTCATACAAACGCTCATACTCAAAATATCCCTATTTTAAATGAATTAATGAGTGAAAGTCCTGTATGGATAAATGAGTCTAAAGCTAAAGAATTAGGCTTAAAAGATGGCGATATAGTATATTTAGAAAACGAATTTGGCAAAATACAAGTAAAACTTATGCTAACGCAAGGCATTCGCCCTGATACATTGTTTATTTATCATGGCTTTGGTCGTGTTACTCCAGCACTTAAAAACATTCACGAAGTTGGTGCAAATGATAGTATTTTATTAGGCTCAAAAAGTGGTCATATATGTAGCACAATGGTTACAAATATAGGCGTAGATATTAAAAGGGTATAA
- a CDS encoding cation:dicarboxylase symporter family transporter has protein sequence MKDFFINFFTLSEPLSITFVIIYLILCFWLSRLAYTITFAKRMILALVLGLILGVVAQYLANFPASSKEVLWLEQTRIWYSFVVSIFISLLKLMIVPIVFFGISSSLLKLEGGIKISSILSRSIFWLLFTTAIASAIGLSLGIMFNLGSDVVVQTSKTIKEARTLSSILLGLMPNNIIESFAKNNILGVILVAFLFTLGARKLGANAENKEIFSTYKNLIIFMNKIIMNVITNIIALMPYAVVAMIANVLIANGVAAMKEAGLFIALTYASGILMIIVFSIILAFHGLSPIVYYKKAFEVLLLAFTSRSSAGVLPITIRTLHTRLGVSENNANFVAGLGATIGMSGCAGYYVGLVAAFVMHSAGLSIDLSSAVLIVIITIIGSLSIAGIPGISIVAASIMITGLGLGDKFYLLGVIFAIDPIIDMVRTMSNVNGAMVAAIATDCELKTLNKDEYKDLSNERN, from the coding sequence ATGAAAGACTTTTTTATTAACTTTTTTACCCTTTCAGAACCTTTGTCAATTACTTTTGTAATTATTTATTTAATCCTTTGCTTTTGGCTTAGCCGTTTAGCATATACGATAACTTTTGCTAAAAGAATGATTTTGGCTTTAGTTTTAGGTTTAATTTTAGGTGTTGTGGCTCAGTATTTAGCTAATTTTCCTGCAAGTTCAAAAGAAGTTCTATGGCTAGAACAAACTAGGATTTGGTATTCATTTGTAGTTAGTATTTTTATAAGTTTATTAAAGCTTATGATTGTTCCTATCGTATTTTTTGGCATTTCATCGTCTTTATTAAAGCTTGAAGGCGGAATTAAAATATCATCAATTCTTAGTAGAAGTATATTTTGGCTTTTATTTACCACAGCGATTGCAAGTGCGATAGGTCTTAGCTTAGGAATTATGTTTAATCTAGGAAGCGATGTGGTAGTGCAAACTTCAAAAACTATTAAAGAAGCAAGAACTCTAAGCTCTATTTTATTGGGTCTAATGCCAAATAACATAATTGAATCTTTTGCTAAAAACAATATTTTAGGCGTTATTTTGGTTGCATTTTTATTCACTTTAGGGGCAAGAAAACTTGGTGCAAACGCTGAAAACAAAGAAATATTTAGCACTTATAAAAACCTAATAATATTTATGAATAAAATCATTATGAATGTTATTACAAATATAATTGCTCTTATGCCTTATGCAGTTGTTGCGATGATTGCAAATGTCTTGATTGCAAATGGTGTAGCAGCAATGAAAGAAGCAGGATTATTCATAGCTTTAACTTATGCTAGTGGTATTTTAATGATTATTGTATTTTCTATAATTTTAGCATTTCACGGCTTATCACCTATCGTGTATTATAAAAAAGCTTTTGAAGTTTTATTATTAGCATTTACTTCAAGAAGTTCAGCAGGTGTTTTACCTATAACAATCCGCACACTTCACACTAGATTAGGCGTAAGCGAAAACAATGCAAACTTTGTAGCAGGGCTTGGTGCAACCATTGGAATGAGTGGCTGTGCTGGATATTATGTGGGTTTAGTAGCTGCTTTTGTTATGCATAGTGCAGGACTTAGCATTGATTTATCTAGTGCTGTTTTAATAGTAATTATTACAATAATTGGCTCACTTAGTATCGCAGGTATTCCTGGTATTTCAATAGTTGCAGCTTCTATTATGATTACTGGGCTTGGGCTTGGGGATAAGTTTTATTTATTAGGCGTTATTTTTGCGATTGATCCTATTATTGATATGGTAAGAACTATGAGTAACGTAAATGGTGCAATGGTTGCAGCAATTGCGACTGATTGCGAGCTAAAGACTTTAAACAAAGATGAATACAAGGACTTAAGCAATGAAAGAAATTGA
- a CDS encoding thioredoxin family protein, translated as MKEIDYKSFLEIKDNATCVIAFGAPWCRDCKIAEPFLQELSNKYPNISFYHVDVDKDENIRAELNIRHIPTILFLKNGEEVYQRVVEPHSISLIEAGVLKL; from the coding sequence ATGAAAGAAATTGATTATAAAAGCTTTTTAGAGATTAAAGACAATGCTACTTGCGTTATAGCTTTTGGAGCACCTTGGTGTAGAGATTGCAAGATTGCTGAGCCATTTTTGCAAGAACTTAGCAATAAATATCCTAATATTAGCTTTTATCATGTTGATGTTGATAAAGACGAAAACATTAGAGCAGAGCTAAATATTCGCCATATTCCTACGATACTTTTTTTAAAAAACGGCGAAGAAGTTTATCAAAGAGTGGTTGAGCCCCACTCAATTTCTTTAATTGAAGCTGGTGTTTTAAAGCTTTAA